One window from the genome of Labeo rohita strain BAU-BD-2019 chromosome 10, IGBB_LRoh.1.0, whole genome shotgun sequence encodes:
- the rnf34b gene encoding E3 ubiquitin-protein ligase RNF34 has translation MKAGASSMWASCCGLLNEVMGTGAVRTQQPGFGAGAGPFRFAPSAGYSTYPPSSTTSGSAGLACKACGLAFSVFRRKHVCSDCKKSFCSLCSVLQENLRRCATCHLLWGTAFQRPRLMRLRVKDLRQYLTLRNINTDTCREKEDLVDLVLCHLGAELEMGEDEEEEEEEEAEADTDSLPSLPRSLSTPPASAARSSSQQSALSVAASQGEALSRSDSSGTTNQDHGDAASVSLLNLEPHDDILEASPATQRRARASLSDLSREDDIESLTVRQLKEILARNFVNYSGCCEKWELVERVHRLYRENEVNRRSMENVSNSLAAVIAYPPPICNGGIGDGVQVAQLGGVDENLCRICMDAVIDCVLLECGHMVTCTKCGKRMSECPICRQYVVRAVHVFKS, from the exons GCGGGGGCCTCCTCCATGTGGGCATCATGTTGCGGGCTGCTGAACGAGGTGATGGGCACAGGGGCGGTCCGCACCCAGCAGCCAGGCTTTGGAGCCGGAGCTGGGCCGTTCCGCTTCGCCCCCAGCGCGGGTTACTCCACCTACCCACCCAGCAGCACCACCTCAGGAAGCGCAGGCCTGGCATGCAAAGCCTGCGGACTGGCCTTCTCCGTGTTCAGACGAAAG CACGTTTGCTCGGACTGCAAGAAGAGCTTCTGCTCGCTGTGTTCCGTGCTGCAAGAGAACCTGCGGCGCTGCGCCACCTGCCACCTGCTGTGGGGCACGGCCTTCCAGCGGCCCAGGTTAATGCGACTCCGCGTTAAAGACCTGCGGCAGTATCTCACGCTGCGAAACATCAACACGGACACCTGCAGGGAGAAGGAGGACCTGGTGGACCTGGTGCTCTGCCATCTGGGTGCCGAGCTGGAGATGGGGGAggatgaagaggaggaggaagaagaggaggcGGAAGCGGACACGGACAGTCTGCCCTCACTTCCGCGTTCCCTCTCCACGCCGCCCGCCTCCGCGGCACGATCCTCCTCCCAGCAGTCAGCGCTGTCTGTAGCAGCGTCTCAGGGAGAGGCTCTCAGTCGCAGCGATAGCTCAGGGACAACCAATCAG GACCATGGAGATGCTGCATCAGTTTCCCTCCTCAACCTGGAGCCTCATGACGACATACTGGAG GCCAGCCCAGCGACGCAGAGGCGTGCACGTGCCTCCCTCTCGGATTTGTCCCGCGAGGACGACATCGAGAGCCTGACGGTGCGGCAGCTAAAGGAGATTCTCGCCCGCAACTTCGTCAACTATTCAGGTTGCTGTGAGAAATGGGAGCTGGTGGAGCGTGTCCATCGTCTCTACAGAGAGAACGAAGTCAACAGAAGATCGA TGGAAAATGTCAGCAACAGCCTAGCTGCAG TCATAGCTTACCCTCCTCCTATATGCAATGGAGGTATTGGAG ATGGTGTGCAGGTAGCTCAGCTGGGCGGCGTTGATGAGAACCTGTGCCGTATCTGCATGGATGCCGTGATAGACTGCGTGCTGCTAGAATGCGGTCACATGGTCACCTGCACCAAGTGCGGCAAGAGGATGAGCGAGTGCCCCATCTGCAGGCAGTACGTGGTGCGGGCTGTGCACGTCTTCAAGTCCTAA